CGATCTTTACATTGCAGGAACACATCAAATGAACCTCCGCTCCAGTGAATTATGAAACTGAATTGCACCTCAGGTAATCGGAACCGTCGGGGCTTTACATTGATTGAAATGCTGTTGGTGGTCACAATCATCGGCATTCTTGCGGCCATCGTTGTGCCCAAACTCGTGGGACGAGGTGAAGACGCCAAGATCAAGGCGACGGCGGCTCAAATCACCGCCTTCAAAACCGCCCTGGGAACCTTTGAAGTGGACAACGGGTATTTTCCGAAAGGACAAAATGGCTTGCAAGACCTGATCCAACAACCGCGAGACGCTCAAAACTGGCACGGGCCCTATCTCGACAGCGACACCGTGCCGAAAGATCAGTGGGGCCGTGATTTCATTTACGTCTGCCCGGGCAAACACAACGCGACTTCTTTTGACATCATGTCCGCCGGGCCGGATGGCCAGGCCGGAACGGACGATGACATCACGAATTGGACCCTGAAACGATAGATCATCCGGCGATGAGAATGAAACGGCCCAAAATCGGGAACTCGATCCGGCGCGCCTTCACCCTGATCGAGCTGATTCTCGTCATGGCCTTGCTCACCGTGCTGACCTCGTTGGTCACACCGTCGATTTCGCGCTTCCTGGCCGGGCGCGCGCTCGATTCGGAAGCGAGGCAGCTGCTGTCCCTGACACACGCCGCGCGGAGCCGCGCTGCCGCCGACGGATTTCCGATGCTGCTTTGGGTCGATTCGACACGGCGCGCCTACGGTCTGCAGGAAGAGGGAAAAAATCAGAATGGCAACGCGCAGGATGCCGATCCGAAGGCCGAGGAGTTCAGTTTTGGAGATAACGTGCAGGTGGAAGCCGTGAACGCTTCGCCCATGCTCGTCAACGGCCAGAGCCTCCCGGCGATCCGCTTTCTGCCCGAAGGAGTCGTGGACGAAGACAGTCCGCCCGCGTTGCGGTTGACGGGCCGCGATGGCGAGACACTCTGGTTGGTCCAGCCTACGAACGGCTTGAACTATGAAATTCGCAACAGCGACAAATAATTCGGCACACCCCCAGGCCGGGTTCACTCTGGCTGAAGTGCTGGCGGCGCTGATGTTCATGGCCATCGTGATTCCCGTCGCGGTGCAGGCGCTTCACATTGCGAGCCTGTCCGGTGAATTTGCAATCCGCGAGGCCGAGGCCGCGCGCCTGGGCGCCGACGTGCTGAACGAAAGCATCGTCACGACGAACTGGAGCTCCGCGTTGAACGGCACAGTGATTCAAAACGGACACCAATTCCGATATACGCTGAACAGCCAGCCCTGGTCGCAGGACTCAACGATGGAGTTGCTCACGGTGGAGGTGATGTTTTCCACGGGCGCCCGGCAATGCTCGGTGCACCTGAACACGCTGGTGGTTTCGCCTTCGGCCCTGGTGACTTCGACGATGACCGGCACAACACAATGAATTTGAATCCTCCAATGCGGCGGGGTTTGCGCGCCTTCACGCTGATCGAGCTGATTCTAGCGGTGGGAATTTCGTCGATTGTGTTGATCGCGGCGAACGCCGTCTTTTTCACCGCCATGCGCCTGCGGGAGAGCACAACGCGTGCGCTGGATGAATCGCTCCCGATCCAGCAGGCGATCGAGATTCTGCGCCGCGATCTGGCGGGCGCGATGACACCCTCCGCAAACGGCATTTTGTCCGGTGACTTCAAGGTCGGCGGCGTGAGCAGCGTCGGGCTGGCGCAGCCGGTGGACATCGAACTTTATACCACGACCGGAGTGCTGCGTGAAAACGAGCCCTGGGGCGAGGTGCAAAAGGTCACCTATGAATTACAACCGCCAGCCAACAATCTTACGCGCGGCAAGGATCTTATTCGCAGTGTCACCCGCAACCTGCTCTCGACCGTGACACCGCAGCCGGAAAACCAGTGGATGATGGGCGGCATCGAGAGCGTGGCGTTTTCCTGCTTCGATGGCACAAACTGGTATAACACGTGGGACTCAACTCTCACGACGAATGTGCCCATCGCCGTCCGGGTGCGGATTCTGCCCGCCGCCGGGGGGGGCAGCACGGGCGCGCCGAGTCCGATTGAATTCCTCGTGCCGATTGATTCCGTGTCACGAACGAACCAGAGCGGCGGCATGGATATGAGTGGAAACTGAATGATAGTGCGAACGTCAGACTGTATTTGTCGGGACGGGCGATCCGGCCGGAGCGGATCTGTGCTCGTGATCGTATTATTGATTTCATTCGGATTGATCGGCATCGCGTTGTATTTTGCCAACTCGATGTCGCTGGAGATGAGGGCGGCCGATAACCGGACATCGGGCCTGGCGTCGGACCAGATCATCGAAGGCGCGGCGCGCTACGTGAATTCCATGCTCCAGATATATGCGACCAACGGCGCGGTGCCTGACATCAGCCAGTACGGGGCCGAGGCGGTTCCGGTGGGGAGCGACAAAGTACCGGAAGCAAACGGGCGCTTCTGGCTGATCGGCCGCGACCCAAATGGCAGCGCCACGGCCTCCGAGCCGTACTTCGGACTGGTGGATGAAGCG
The window above is part of the Candidatus Angelobacter sp. genome. Proteins encoded here:
- the gspG gene encoding type II secretion system major pseudopilin GspG encodes the protein MKLNCTSGNRNRRGFTLIEMLLVVTIIGILAAIVVPKLVGRGEDAKIKATAAQITAFKTALGTFEVDNGYFPKGQNGLQDLIQQPRDAQNWHGPYLDSDTVPKDQWGRDFIYVCPGKHNATSFDIMSAGPDGQAGTDDDITNWTLKR
- a CDS encoding GspH/FimT family pseudopilin — translated: MKRPKIGNSIRRAFTLIELILVMALLTVLTSLVTPSISRFLAGRALDSEARQLLSLTHAARSRAAADGFPMLLWVDSTRRAYGLQEEGKNQNGNAQDADPKAEEFSFGDNVQVEAVNASPMLVNGQSLPAIRFLPEGVVDEDSPPALRLTGRDGETLWLVQPTNGLNYEIRNSDK
- a CDS encoding type II secretion system protein GspJ, whose product is MNLNPPMRRGLRAFTLIELILAVGISSIVLIAANAVFFTAMRLRESTTRALDESLPIQQAIEILRRDLAGAMTPSANGILSGDFKVGGVSSVGLAQPVDIELYTTTGVLRENEPWGEVQKVTYELQPPANNLTRGKDLIRSVTRNLLSTVTPQPENQWMMGGIESVAFSCFDGTNWYNTWDSTLTTNVPIAVRVRILPAAGGGSTGAPSPIEFLVPIDSVSRTNQSGGMDMSGN